The following coding sequences lie in one Saimiri boliviensis isolate mSaiBol1 chromosome 6, mSaiBol1.pri, whole genome shotgun sequence genomic window:
- the LOC101051025 gene encoding olfactory receptor OR51C1-like, translating into MLFFNQSIFHPAIFFLTGIPGLETPQTWISIPFCCLYVIAISGNSMILFVIITESSLHEPMYYFLSMLSFMDLGLCLSTLVTLLGIFWFNAREISFDACIGQMFFIHGFTFMESSVLLAMAFDRFIAICNPLRYATILTNSRIIKVGFAIVLRGTAALVPLLLLLKRLSFCDSHVLHHSYCFHPDVMKLSCTDTRINSVFGLAIVISTAGLDSVLILLSYVLIIHSVLCIASPEEQKRAFGTCVAHISAVAIFYIPMISLSLVHRFGRHAPPLVHTLIANVYLLIPPVMNPIIYSVKTKQIRKAVLKVFLSKLI; encoded by the coding sequence ATGCTATTCTTCAACCAGAGCATTTTCCACCCTGCAATCTTCTTCCTCACTGGCATACCTGGCCTTGAAACTCCTCAGACCTGGATCTCCATCCCATTCTGTTGTCTCTATGTCATTGCTATCTCTGGAAACAGCATGATCCTGTTTGTCATCATCACTGAGTCGAGCCTCCATGAACCCATGTACTattttctctccatgctatcgtTCATGGACCTAGGTCTGTGTCTTTCTACATTGGTCACCCTGCTGGGTATTTTCTGGTTCAATGCACGAGAAATCAGTTTTGATGCCTGCATTGGCCAAATGTTCTTTATCCATGGCTTCACATTCATGGAGTCCTCAGTACTTTTGGCAATGGCCTTTGACCGCTTCATTGCCATCTGTAACCCACTGAGATATGCCACAATCTTAACCAATTCACGGATTATTAAAGTGGGCTTTGCAATTGTTCTTAGGGGGACAGCAGCTCTAGTGCCTCTACTTCTGCTCCTTAAGCGCCTCTCGTTCTGCGATAGTCATGTGCTCCACCATTCCTACTGCTTCCACCCTGATGTGATGAAGCTCTCATGCACAGACACACGGATCAACAGTGTATTTGGCCTGGCCATTGTTATCTCTACTGCTGGCTTGGACTCTGTCTTGATCCTCCTCTCCTATGTTCTGATTATCCACTCTGTGCTCTGCATTGCCTCCCCAGAGGAGCAGAAAAGGGCTTTTGGTACCTGTGTCGCTCATATTAGTGCAGTTGCCATCTTCTATATCCCCATGATCAGTTTGTCACTAGTGCACAGATTCGGAAGGCATGCCCCTCCCCTTGTGCACACGCTCATTGCCAATGTTTACCTGCTTATCCCTCCTGTAATGAATCCCATAATCTACAGTGTAAAGACCAAGCAAATTCGCAAGGCTGTGCTCAAAGTATTTCTTTCTAAGCTAATTTAG
- the LOC101050709 gene encoding olfactory receptor OR51C1-like, which yields MSAFQNITSTSIIFLLTGVPGLEAFHTWISIPFCFFYVTALSGNSLILFIIITQPSLHEPMYYFLSMLSTTDLGLSISTLITMLGIFWFNVREISFNACLSQMFFIQLFTVMEYSVLLAMAFDRFVAITNPLRYSSVLTDLKIAQIGVAIITRGTLTLTPMVVLLTRLSYCHSHVLHHSYCFHPDVMKLLCTDTRINSAVGLTALITTAGVDSIFIVLSYILIIKTVLSIAFPEERKKAFSICISHIGAVAVFYMPLISLSFVHRFGKRAPPYVHTLIANAYLLIPPVMNPIIYSVKTKQIRQAVLKVLHSSMANN from the coding sequence ATGTCAGCTTTTCAGAATATCACCTCCACTTCCATCATTTTCCTGCTCACTGGTGTTCCTGGGCTGGAAGCCTTCCACACCTGGATCTCCATTCCCTTCTGCTTCTTCTATGTAACTGCCCTCTCAGGAAACAGCCTGATCCTCTTCATCATCATCACTCAGCCCAGCCTGCACGAACCCATGTACTATTTCCTCTCCATGCTGTCCACCACAGACCTTGGCCTGTCCATATCCACTCTGATCACCATGCTGGGTATATTCTGGTTCAATGTGAGGGAAATCAGCTTTAATGCCTGCTTGTCCCAGATGTTCTTTATTCAATTGTTTACTGTCATGGAATACTCAGTGCTGTTGGCCATGGCTTTTGATCGTTTTGTGGCCATTACTAATCCTCTTAGATATTCTTCTGTCTTAACTGATCTTAAAATAGCACAGATTGGAGTAGCAATTATCACCAGGGGAACACTAACACTGACTCCTATGGTGGTGCTTCTTACAAGACTGTCCTACTGCCACAGCCATGTGCTCCACCACTCCTACTGCTTCCACCCTGATGTGATGAAGCTCTTGTGCACAGACACCAGGATCAACAGTGCAGTTGGACTGACTGCTCTAATTACCACTGCTGGGGTGGATTCCATCTTTATTgttctttcttatattttgatCATTAAGACTGTTCTCAGCATTGCTTtcccagaagaaaggaagaaagcctTCAGCATATGTATCTCCCATATTGGGGCTGTTGCTGTATTTTACATGCCATTGATCAGTCTGTCCTTTGTTCACAGGTTTGGGAAGCGGGCCCCACCCTATGTGCATACTCTGATTGCCAATGCCTACCTACTAATACCTCCTGTAATGAACCCTATCATCTATAGTGTGAAGACCAAACAGATACGCCAAGCTGTGCTGAAAGTTCTCCATTCTAGCATGGCAAATAACTAG